In one window of Vicinamibacteria bacterium DNA:
- a CDS encoding lytic transglycosylase domain-containing protein has product MDLYHPDLQELEHDVAAGSLTWSERRQTGVRRLSTFPHVAWSAAALVVISVMVTASILLALRTLHLETESHRELQARLRQFQGDLQVLNVGISLDSRRKQLLLGIRDEIMRVNSRVSLGQAYESAELLLKATEKYPSVDPLLFLAVGIVESGFNPGATSVAEARGLYQIWPATGRLLTRVLGWEYSDEMLYDPATNTEMAARDLDILSSIYHDKRMVLAEYNDGPINAGYLRARSVRVATETSDYVAKVIAIHEELEQKFELGRRFAGRPLPRLGSRREGSYRGRLPGWRLLKLRSSCLGRREPPAMPPRG; this is encoded by the coding sequence GTGGATCTCTATCATCCGGATCTCCAGGAGCTCGAGCATGATGTCGCGGCGGGCTCCCTCACCTGGAGCGAGCGCCGCCAGACAGGGGTGCGGCGGCTCTCGACATTCCCGCACGTAGCCTGGAGCGCGGCGGCGCTCGTCGTCATCTCGGTCATGGTGACGGCGTCGATCCTGCTGGCGCTCCGGACTCTCCATCTCGAAACCGAGTCTCACCGCGAGCTGCAGGCCCGGTTGAGGCAGTTCCAGGGCGACCTCCAGGTGCTCAACGTCGGAATTAGCTTGGATTCTCGGCGAAAGCAGCTTCTGCTGGGAATCCGCGACGAGATCATGCGGGTGAACTCCAGGGTGAGCCTGGGGCAGGCGTACGAGTCCGCAGAGCTGCTCCTGAAAGCCACCGAGAAGTATCCCTCGGTGGACCCGCTGCTCTTCCTCGCCGTGGGAATCGTCGAGAGCGGCTTCAATCCAGGGGCCACCAGCGTGGCCGAGGCCCGCGGGCTCTATCAGATCTGGCCCGCGACCGGACGGCTCCTCACGCGGGTCCTCGGGTGGGAGTACTCCGATGAGATGCTCTATGACCCCGCCACCAACACCGAGATGGCCGCCCGCGACCTCGACATCCTGTCCTCCATCTACCATGACAAGAGGATGGTGCTCGCGGAATACAATGACGGTCCCATCAATGCAGGTTACCTGCGCGCTCGGAGCGTTCGGGTGGCGACGGAAACCAGCGATTACGTGGCCAAGGTCATCGCCATCCACGAAGAACTCGAACAGAAATTCGAGCTCGGACGCCGCTTCGCGGGACGTCCTCTACCGCGCCTTGGATCGCGACGAGAAGGCTCTTATCGCGGCCGGTTACCAGGCTGGCGGCTCTTGAAACTCCGGTCGAGCTGCCTCGGGCGCCGTGAACCGCCCGCGATGCCTCCGCGCGGGTGA